The following are encoded together in the Adhaeribacter arboris genome:
- the hisG gene encoding ATP phosphoribosyltransferase, whose product MIRLAIQKSGRLSEDSLNLIRECGISFVNSSLKLKTEATNFPLEILFLRDDDIPGYVADGVADIGIVGENVLVEEGKQELQVQKLGFSQCRLSIAVPKNTVYDDISGLEGKNIATSYPNLLQAYLSGEGVQAHIHTISGSVEIAPSIGLADAICDIVSSGSTLISNGLREVQTVFRSEAVLIAHPKLTEVKRQILNQLLFRIDAVRKAQKAKYILLNAPNAAIPRIKSLLPGMKAPSILPLTEEGWSSVHSVVNEDDFWEIIQKLREAGAQGILVVPIEKMIL is encoded by the coding sequence ATGATTCGATTAGCCATTCAAAAGTCGGGTAGATTAAGCGAAGACTCTCTTAATCTTATTCGGGAATGCGGTATTTCTTTTGTTAACTCTTCTTTAAAACTTAAAACTGAAGCCACTAACTTTCCGCTCGAAATCTTATTTCTGCGCGACGATGACATACCCGGTTACGTAGCAGACGGGGTTGCCGACATAGGAATTGTAGGGGAAAACGTTTTAGTGGAAGAAGGTAAACAAGAACTGCAGGTGCAAAAATTAGGTTTTTCGCAATGCCGGTTATCTATTGCCGTTCCTAAAAATACAGTTTATGATGATATTTCAGGGTTGGAAGGTAAAAATATTGCTACCTCTTACCCTAATTTACTGCAGGCTTATTTATCCGGCGAAGGCGTGCAAGCTCATATTCATACCATTAGCGGTTCCGTAGAAATTGCCCCCAGTATTGGCTTAGCCGATGCTATTTGCGACATTGTTTCCTCGGGTAGTACTTTAATTAGTAATGGCTTGCGCGAAGTGCAAACAGTTTTTCGCTCCGAAGCGGTTTTAATTGCCCATCCAAAACTAACGGAAGTAAAACGGCAAATCTTAAATCAATTATTATTCCGGATTGATGCCGTCAGAAAAGCCCAAAAAGCAAAATATATTTTATTGAACGCTCCTAATGCAGCCATTCCCCGGATTAAGTCTTTATTGCCTGGCATGAAAGCTCCTTCTATTTTACCTTTAACCGAAGAAGGCTGGAGCTCAGTACATTCGGTGGTGAACGAAGACGACTTCTGGGAAATTATTCAAAAATTACGCGAAGCAGGCGCCCAAGGTATATTGGTGGTACCCATTGAGAAAATGATATTGTAA
- a CDS encoding DUF2911 domain-containing protein — translation MRAILAIICISFLFFSPLAKAQLRFPQPSPAATILQTIGLTEVTLKYHTPGVKSREIWGKLVPYNEVWRTGANEATLITFSDAVKINGENVAAGTYSLFSFPQSSDSCLFILNKNTTLWGTKGYNPQEDVLRVPAQVKEAPFHETFQFSFSNVSQNAGTLSFLWERKEFSVIIEVDTDAKVLAMLQEDLNKAKPNDWQIYAQATNYLISKNTQHELALQWIDKSLTINDNFFNNWIKAQLLAQKEEYEGAVDLCKKAIKLGKKDQEEYKKYESSIERNFSLWKFKRHEGDMN, via the coding sequence ATGCGAGCTATACTAGCTATTATCTGTATCAGTTTTCTTTTTTTTTCGCCATTAGCTAAGGCGCAATTACGCTTCCCGCAACCTAGCCCGGCTGCTACTATACTACAAACCATTGGTTTAACGGAAGTAACTCTTAAATACCATACTCCCGGCGTAAAAAGCCGGGAAATTTGGGGGAAATTAGTTCCGTATAACGAAGTTTGGCGGACGGGAGCCAATGAGGCTACTCTTATTACCTTTTCGGACGCGGTAAAGATAAACGGGGAGAATGTGGCAGCCGGGACGTATAGTTTGTTTTCCTTCCCCCAAAGTTCCGATTCGTGCCTGTTTATTTTAAATAAAAATACTACTTTATGGGGTACGAAGGGCTACAATCCCCAAGAAGATGTATTACGAGTACCCGCTCAAGTTAAAGAAGCTCCCTTCCACGAAACCTTTCAGTTTAGTTTTTCTAACGTTTCGCAAAATGCAGGCACTTTGAGTTTTCTTTGGGAGCGTAAGGAATTTTCCGTAATAATAGAAGTCGACACGGATGCTAAGGTATTGGCCATGTTGCAGGAAGACTTAAACAAAGCCAAACCCAATGATTGGCAGATTTATGCGCAGGCAACCAATTACTTGATTTCGAAAAATACTCAACACGAATTAGCCTTACAGTGGATTGATAAATCGTTAACTATTAACGATAACTTTTTTAATAATTGGATTAAGGCACAACTGTTAGCTCAAAAAGAAGAATACGAAGGAGCCGTAGATTTGTGTAAAAAAGCCATCAAACTAGGTAAAAAGGACCAGGAAGAATATAAAAAATACG